The Polymorphobacter megasporae genomic sequence GTCCTCTTGATTGCACCTTGCCCTGTGCGTCTCGGCAGAGCTCTTTCGGGCCGAGACATCGTGGTCAGCTTCAAATGTGCAGATTTAGAATCATGCTTATCCTGCAGCGCCCCTGAGAGCCTGAACGAAAAGTAGTTGAGCGATACCAGTAGGTTGTGATTCACCGTCGTTGTCGAGACGATAGGAGAAGAACTTGCCTTGGACTGATACCGCTCGCCGTCAGCATATGCGCAAGGGGGGGCGCTATCCAAGCGATTTACGGGATGCGGAATGGGCGTTGATCGAGCCGCTGTTTCCGGCAGCCCGCAGCGGCGGGCGTCGTCGCACGACCTGCCTTCGGGCGGTGATGGATGCGATCATGTATATTGCGTCGAGCGGTTGCGCCTGGCGGATGCTGCCCAAATGCTTTCCGGCGACGTCGACAGTGCGCGGCTATTTCTACAGCTGGCGGGATAGTGGGCTGCTGACGACAATCAACCACTTGCTGGTAATGGCAGCACGCGAACAGGCCGGCCGCGAGGCCTCACCCAGTGCTGGCGTTATCGACAGCCAATCGGTCAAAACAACGGAAAGCGGCGGAATTTGCGGCTATGACGCCGGCAAGAAGGTGAAGGGCCGCAAACGCCATATCATCACCGATACCTGCGGCTTTCTGGTGTTTATCCTGGTCCATGCCGCCGACATTCAGGACCGCGACGGCGCTGTCGATGTCCTCAAAGCCATCCGTTTCCGTTTCCCGTTCCTGCGCCATGTGTTTGCCGATGGTGGCTATGCCGGTGACAAACTCAAGGCCGCGCTTGAAGGCCATGGCAGCTGGACCCTCGAAATCATCAAGCGCTCCGATACCGCCAAGGGCTTTGTGCTTTTGCCCCGCCGTTGGGTTGTCGAGCGGACCTTCGCGTGGCTGGGCCGCTGCCGACGTCTCGCCAAAGACTGGGAGCGATCCATCGAAAGCGCCACGGCATGGGCAACCATCGCCAGCATCCGAATGCTCACACGCAGAATCGCAAGGCTCTCAACTCATTGATGTACTTTTGAATCGGGCTCTGAGGCAACAGGACCCGAGCGTCTATCGTGGAGGGCTAAATTGATGAAGAAGGGTCTGCTGTTTCTTTCTAAGCGACCGACAGACGTCATTTCGATTACCTGAGAAGGTCGGATGCCGTTAGGCGTACGAAAGTCCGAGATGCGTGAAGCCCCGAGACTGCGCTACGAGATTTCTCGTCTAGTCGGAATCGTGG encodes the following:
- a CDS encoding IS5 family transposase, whose translation is MPWTDTARRQHMRKGGRYPSDLRDAEWALIEPLFPAARSGGRRRTTCLRAVMDAIMYIASSGCAWRMLPKCFPATSTVRGYFYSWRDSGLLTTINHLLVMAAREQAGREASPSAGVIDSQSVKTTESGGICGYDAGKKVKGRKRHIITDTCGFLVFILVHAADIQDRDGAVDVLKAIRFRFPFLRHVFADGGYAGDKLKAALEGHGSWTLEIIKRSDTAKGFVLLPRRWVVERTFAWLGRCRRLAKDWERSIESATAWATIASIRMLTRRIARLSTH